From the genome of Acropora palmata chromosome 8, jaAcrPala1.3, whole genome shotgun sequence:
AAGTTATTTTGTAGCATAATGGCGGTAAATCCTATTCCACCGATGGATATTTCGGGACAGAGTTGAGCGAACAATGGCGTGTTTGGCTGCGAGGGTTCACATACTTTGCTGAAGGGAAAGCAAATTTGCAAAACCCCGTGAGAAAGCGAAATGAGATGCTTTAGTGGGCCGGTACTGGAGTGCAAGATATCTTTGAAAACTTGGTAGTCGTTCCCCTTCCCGAAGGCCAAGAGGATGATGTTTATCAACAAGCTGTACGGCTTTGAATACTCATTTTCATGTCCAGAAGAACGCTGCCTATGAAAGACACGTTCTGCGTCAGTTACAGCAAGAACCTGGCGAAGATGTGGACTCATTCGTCCTTCGACCTAGGAAACAAGCAAGGCACTGTGGCTATGGAGGTGAGGAACTCGAATTCGCGGTGAGAGATCAGTTACTCGAGAAAGTATCTTCCCAAGAATTACGGACCAAGCTATTCGAGGTACCTAATATACAGCTTGCAGCAGCTTTAACTACAGCCAGAGCATGGGAAATGGCAAGATGTCAAGCAAACATAATTGCTGGAGGGGAAGGAAAGTCGAGCGTGAATTTGGTCcagcaaagagaaagcaaaggaaaatcagGAGGGCAAGCCACACACAAGTGCTATGCATGTGCGAGGCCACTGCATTTCGCATGTGACAAGGTGTCCTGCGAGGGGTAAAGCGTGTGCAAAGTACGGTAGAAAGGGGCACTGGGCAATATGTTGCAGGCATGAGGCGGATGGAAAGCAGAGCAAGACCGGTGGAAGAGCTAGTGGGAGTAATAGTCATCAAAAAAACAGTGTTAGATGCAAACCACCGCTAAGGCCTAAGCAGCAAATTAATCAAGTGGAATATGATAGTGAAGAGAAGCCTTTTGCCTTCCCAGTAAAGTTTAGTGGGGAAACAGCATGTAAAGATAACATTGTAGCAGTGAAGATCAATGGTACAGCTACTAAGATGCTTGTTGATTCTAGGGCGCAGTTTACTGTACTTGGTGAGCGGCAGTTTCACAGCCTTGTGAGGAGTTGTTTTAAAGCAAATTTGCAACCAGAAGAGAGGAATCTTCGTGTCTATGGAAATGGGTGTCTACCGGTCGTTGGCAAATTTGAGGCTACTATTGAATGTCATGAGCGGACGGTGGCAGAGACTGTTCTTGTTACGCAAGGAAAAGGACGGTGTCGATTAGGTAGCTCAGCTGCTAAGTGTTTGCAAGTGCTCAAAGTTGGACCAGAAATAGCGAGTATGGCAACAGTTTATTCTGTTCATAGAGCCATTGAAAGCTTTGCGAAACGTTTTCCAAAGATGTTATCTGGAGTGGGCAAGCTGTCCGGTTACCAACTTAAGCTGCATGTTGATCACAAAGTTACACCAATAGCACAGAAACCAAAGCGGGTACCTTAtccattgaaagaaaaagtccAGCAGAAGATTGAAGAGTTACTTGACCTGGACATCATCGAGAAAGTGTCAGGCCCAACAACTTGGGTCAGCCCTGCTGTGTTTGTTCCCAAGCCAAACAAAGATGACGTACGGATACGCGTTGATAGGAGGCGTGCAAACGAGGCAATTCAAAGGGAGAAATTACCCATCCCCACCGTGGACGAGGTGTTCGAAGAAATGAATGGAAGCACAGTCTTCTCCAAGCTAGACAGGAACATGggttttcatcaaatttagctCGAAGACTCGTCTAGGGATATCACAACATTTTCAGCTGGTGATTCACTTCTTCGTTACAAGAGGCTGAGTTTTGGGCTGAACAGTGCTCCCGAACAGTATCAGAACATTATAAGGCAGACGATTGCTGACTGCCCTGGGGCCACCAACATAGCTGATGACATTGTTGTTCACGGGAAAACGACAGAGGAGCATGACAGAAATCTTATCACATTACTACACCGTTTGCAAGAGAGGAACTTGACCCTTAACAACGATAATTGCAAGATTGGAATGAGTCAGATTGCCTTCATGAGACTGCTTTTACCTATAATACACACTttcgaaatataaaagaaaaggtaaggttaatttttgatcatagAACCACTTTCAGTCAAGATTGTACTTCTTACACCATTCTGAAATCACATAAAATTGTTGTCAGTGTTAATATACTTATTTACTCTTTTTTCATGCTTCACCCGCAATTCGTCTTTGTTGATTTGTTACGTTGAATTTCTTGGACTAAGAAAGGACCAAAAAATAACCTTCATTGTCAAAAGACAATAATTTGCTTTCGCCTTCCAAAATGGCTACTGTGAGCAAAATAAAGTTGTGCTTTTTCTTATTATCACTATAATGCATGTTTGGTAATTTTGACTGACTACTTGCGTTATGAATGCAAATGCATTTATTGGAACTTGTATATATACCAGCAATTCGTCTTTTCCAAAGGTACAAGACAATGAATGCTAATGCTATTACAGCAAGCAATGGGCCAATAACGAACTACCACTGTATAGGGGAttactttctaaagaaactgtggtgctgcgtcggtgggggagtgatacaagAAAATgcggtttatcaacagagttgataatgtaaattgaccaccgtacagaaattgaaaagctgacgtttcgagcgttagcccttcgtcagagcgaatagatgaattatgggtagtgtaaggtttatatacagaacaaggagctatgctattggtggaaactaggttacgcgaaaaacaggaataaattaattgaatgaaaagcgttcgttgatgccgtggggattaagggtgccgatttgaaaaatgaatctttgctctagg
Proteins encoded in this window:
- the LOC141890723 gene encoding uncharacterized protein LOC141890723 → MHVRGHCISHVTRCPARGKACAKYGRKGHWAICCRHEADGKQSKTGGRASGSNSHQKNSVRCKPPLRPKQQINQVEYDSEEKPFAFPVKFSGETACKDNIVAVKINGTATKMLVDSRAQFTVLGERQFHSLVRSCFKANLQPEERNLRVYGNGCLPVVGKFEATIECHERTVAETVLVTQGKGRCRLGSSAAKCLQVLKVGPEIASMATVYSVHRAIESFAKRFPKMLSGVGKLSGYQLKLHVDHKVTPIAQKPKRVPYPLKEKVQQKIEELLDLDIIEKVSGPTTWVSPAVFVPKPNKDDVRIRVDRRRANEAIQREKLPIPTVDEVFEEMNGSTVFSKLDRNMGFHQI